Proteins from one bacterium genomic window:
- the trxA gene encoding thioredoxin yields the protein MVQHLTKEKFLADIFDYEHEQEWKYKGTRPALIDFYADWCGPCKMVAPILEELSKKYDGQVDIFKIDTEAEQELASVFGIRSIPSLLLIPIARKPMMQVGALPKDVLEEVITKELLGIGAEPSMN from the coding sequence ATGGTACAGCATCTAACGAAAGAGAAGTTTCTCGCGGATATTTTCGATTACGAACACGAGCAAGAATGGAAGTACAAGGGAACCCGCCCGGCACTGATTGATTTCTATGCTGACTGGTGCGGCCCATGTAAAATGGTTGCTCCGATTCTTGAGGAACTCTCTAAGAAATACGATGGGCAGGTCGATATCTTTAAGATCGACACCGAAGCCGAACAGGAGTTAGCTTCGGTTTTCGGTATCCGTAGCATTCCCAGTTTGCTGCTGATTCCAATTGCCCGCAAACCGATGATGCAAGTCGGTGCGTTACCAAAGGATGTGTTGGAAGAAGTCATCACGAAGGAATTGCTCGGCATTGGCGCTGAACCTTCGATGAATTAA
- a CDS encoding FapA family protein, which produces MITFDESKLNDTIPSINGVRFSITQESPNSWIVQAIFTKQLLQEQEKVLLLLKEIKQRIAISYHIPVDAFEYDAQIKKIPRGEFVLATFRIVFIKEESGDPVIHFLSGMTPDGVEYPDMSATVDVCLLNSKLKTVTVEDIVTAANQVGIAKDTLNMELVRNLQLQVTFLRTNFRNFEIARGVFPGRGVDAIIEYLVPVTHEINSLESYIVPRRVKKGAQICRKKPAQSSKTPGYSCRGEYLAERKGNDIELLAGEGVRLWQDDESITAEIDGQIEIKQTVKRVKTLAGFNFCYPTHVEISVYPVDIVDVKDEVANIFSENTVEVRGKLRKGSVVVSRRGIIIDGNIEKETHIFGVNDVVINGHVRDSDVSSSSCVIVKGNIRNSRISSSSDVQVKGNLENCAVQGVTVTAHRLSGCEVVANHELVADRIEAGDDNKPSSFTLGRKFFQKSRITENKQIVDRSRKTLKKLELLFGKDILDQLEPTNLQRVFMLYLNETLKKVRHRQLDRWEMMEHRRLLEVVLPTRTVLSDKEIELQNLTNAIKSFSGIEAPSIMQVKNGISGDVEITIENAHERLQTPLVGNVAITAADSVLAIDTKTNEKRRRFGEDN; this is translated from the coding sequence ATGATTACATTTGACGAATCCAAACTGAACGATACGATACCTTCTATCAACGGAGTTCGGTTTTCTATTACGCAAGAGTCACCCAATAGCTGGATCGTTCAGGCGATTTTTACTAAACAGCTTCTCCAAGAACAAGAAAAAGTACTTTTGCTCCTGAAAGAGATAAAACAGCGAATCGCAATCTCATATCATATTCCAGTCGATGCTTTCGAGTATGATGCCCAAATTAAAAAAATTCCTCGCGGTGAATTTGTATTGGCGACTTTTCGTATCGTTTTTATCAAAGAAGAAAGTGGCGATCCGGTAATCCACTTCCTTTCCGGTATGACTCCCGATGGAGTAGAGTATCCCGATATGTCGGCTACTGTAGATGTCTGCTTACTGAATTCCAAATTAAAAACAGTTACTGTGGAGGATATCGTTACTGCAGCAAATCAAGTTGGGATAGCTAAAGATACACTGAACATGGAGTTGGTGCGCAACTTACAACTGCAAGTAACATTTCTTCGTACGAATTTTCGTAATTTTGAGATTGCGCGGGGAGTGTTTCCCGGTCGAGGTGTCGATGCCATCATCGAATACTTAGTGCCTGTGACGCATGAGATTAATAGTTTAGAGTCCTACATTGTTCCACGCAGAGTAAAAAAAGGAGCCCAGATTTGCCGTAAAAAACCAGCCCAATCAAGCAAGACCCCTGGATATTCATGTCGCGGTGAATATTTAGCGGAACGCAAAGGTAACGATATCGAGTTGCTTGCCGGAGAAGGAGTTCGTTTATGGCAAGACGACGAGTCAATTACTGCGGAAATCGATGGTCAGATCGAGATTAAGCAAACTGTAAAACGGGTGAAAACACTCGCTGGCTTCAATTTTTGCTACCCGACTCATGTTGAAATATCAGTTTATCCCGTTGATATCGTCGACGTAAAAGATGAAGTCGCCAACATATTCTCTGAGAACACTGTTGAAGTTAGAGGTAAACTTCGAAAAGGCAGCGTAGTCGTCAGCCGCCGGGGAATCATTATCGACGGTAACATTGAAAAAGAAACGCACATCTTTGGTGTGAACGATGTCGTTATCAACGGTCATGTTCGTGATTCCGATGTTTCATCCAGCAGCTGTGTCATCGTTAAGGGCAATATTCGGAACTCCCGGATATCATCAAGTAGCGATGTTCAGGTAAAGGGGAACTTAGAAAACTGTGCTGTACAGGGTGTAACTGTAACTGCTCATCGGTTAAGTGGTTGTGAAGTTGTTGCGAATCATGAACTTGTCGCTGACCGGATAGAAGCGGGCGATGATAACAAACCTTCAAGTTTCACGTTGGGCCGAAAGTTTTTTCAAAAAAGCCGGATTACTGAAAATAAGCAAATCGTCGACCGTTCTCGAAAAACGCTAAAAAAACTGGAGCTGTTGTTTGGTAAAGACATTTTAGATCAACTGGAACCAACGAATTTGCAACGGGTATTCATGTTGTATCTCAACGAGACTCTGAAGAAAGTACGGCATCGTCAATTGGATCGCTGGGAGATGATGGAGCACCGACGCTTGTTAGAAGTTGTGTTGCCAACCCGCACCGTATTGAGCGATAAGGAAATCGAATTGCAGAACTTGACCAATGCAATTAAGTCATTTAGCGGCATCGAAGCACCCAGTATCATGCAAGTAAAGAATGGAATCAGCGGTGATGTTGAGATAACCATCGAAAATGCTCACGAGAGATTACAAACCCCATTGGTGGGTAATGTGGCAATCACTGCAGCCGATTCAGTATTAGCTATCGACACGAAGACAAACGAAAAAAGAAGACGTTTCGGAGAAGACAACTAA
- a CDS encoding HAD family hydrolase yields the protein MIQTTSLLDLRWMAFDLDRTLIGPDRLLPDRTRDALRKAIDSGYKVIIATGRPPRSTRSVIAQIGREIALVSYNGGYAEAPDGERLRDIRMDAATATRVLDAMRAGNPGAILMEAGDHYHYDEWTEFAERHTSHASHKPDSVGKLDYVVRSGVNKFLAIGTPDSINRTETKLLEYASDQEVIRPTLYKTDNIDYVEVMPVGVTKKTGIDAILGRFGWSWNTGIAFGDAPNDYAMMDEARYSVAVEDSCPEIQALADFSCPSAIEQGVAVWLEEFLLKMETERAKQREIAK from the coding sequence ATGATTCAGACTACATCGTTATTGGATTTGCGTTGGATGGCGTTCGATTTGGATCGAACGTTAATCGGCCCGGATCGATTGTTACCGGATCGCACCAGAGATGCGCTACGAAAGGCAATTGACAGCGGTTACAAAGTAATCATCGCAACCGGAAGACCGCCACGCTCTACTCGCTCAGTAATCGCCCAAATCGGCCGCGAGATTGCACTGGTGTCTTACAACGGCGGCTATGCCGAAGCACCAGATGGTGAACGGCTACGCGACATCCGGATGGATGCAGCAACAGCGACTCGAGTATTAGATGCCATGCGAGCGGGAAATCCCGGAGCGATTCTGATGGAGGCAGGAGACCACTACCATTACGACGAGTGGACGGAGTTTGCAGAGCGGCACACCTCCCATGCATCGCATAAACCCGACTCGGTGGGAAAATTGGATTATGTGGTTCGATCCGGTGTTAATAAATTTCTCGCTATTGGCACACCCGATTCGATTAATCGAACCGAAACAAAGCTGTTAGAATATGCATCCGATCAAGAGGTGATTCGACCGACCCTCTATAAAACTGATAACATCGATTATGTCGAAGTAATGCCGGTTGGAGTAACCAAGAAAACCGGGATCGATGCAATCCTTGGACGATTCGGTTGGAGTTGGAACACGGGTATCGCATTTGGCGATGCTCCCAACGATTATGCGATGATGGACGAAGCGCGCTATTCGGTAGCAGTTGAGGATTCCTGCCCGGAAATTCAAGCTTTAGCCGATTTTTCCTGCCCCTCCGCAATTGAACAAGGGGTTGCGGTTTGGCTTGAAGAATTCCTGCTGAAGATGGAAACTGAGCGGGCAAAGCAACGCGAAATTGCGAAATAA
- a CDS encoding S8 family peptidase, which yields MKRSTLWLLALTCLAGVALAIPPQGGPENGYRPTDVIDPGSERFLGQTVVKFNRSFPDAYNPKGEPVQLGDASLDAIFAKYGVYFAKNLVPWEIAPTEKCPIDLRWTFLLHFPTENSIDKIVEELQSLPFVGFAEPNFYRKVDRVPNDPYFSAEWHISTIHAPLAYDYTTGDSTIVISIIDSGVEHTHQDLINNRWVNPGEDLNGDGIIQTSEINGIDDDGNLRVDDFYGWDWTSSDNNPQDPFPWPDGGHGTHVAGCASARTDNGIGVASPARVSKIMANRCAVANNPNLINSAHGFSAMSYSSLYGANIINNSWGGSQYSQNEQNSITTIWNRGLVVVGAAGNDNVSSRHYPGGYTNSIAVAATGSGDDKASFSNYGTWVNISAPGETIWSTVNTSTTSYDNAQGTSMASPVVAGCVAMLWSVMPGASNLDVRTILMETATNIDAQNPGYIGQLGVGRVDIGAAVSSRFPLLSLDTVYARDTIAGQGNGNGRIEAGETINLIVRFSNAGDRTDSYSTTLRFISTDPTITVLSDSVWIGDVLSGNNGETRAIRFRFNAGSPSHRTNFTLRVSGLNPNDLRYTQTFNYDFMLGYGNTMLIDDDNGATYENYYKVALDSLGESYDYWNIATQGVPTSSDMSRYYDFIWFTGDATTNTITTAEQTAISWIMNNNRRLLLSGKEIGEEIGSSSFHQNVLHATYVASSSQTRANGIAGDALSGGGNLLLVGSSGAGNYSSSNALTPVGGAVARWNYTNGNTGAISYSVANRIRLVYCGFPVESIHGSASTITRWAFLSRVLTAFRNTAVGEETDGALPTDFQIQSVYPNPFNPSTTIAFSLPRSSEVKLSVYDVSGRLVANLGEKNYTAGFHSLQWNASNVAAGMYIVRMEAAGTVSTHKALLMK from the coding sequence ATGAAACGGAGTACTCTCTGGCTATTGGCGCTAACTTGTCTGGCGGGTGTTGCGCTGGCAATTCCCCCGCAAGGCGGTCCTGAAAATGGATATCGGCCAACCGATGTGATCGATCCCGGTAGTGAACGGTTTTTAGGACAAACTGTTGTTAAGTTTAACCGCTCGTTCCCCGATGCTTATAATCCAAAAGGCGAACCGGTACAACTCGGTGATGCTTCCCTCGATGCAATTTTCGCTAAGTACGGCGTTTACTTTGCAAAGAACTTAGTGCCGTGGGAAATTGCTCCGACCGAAAAATGCCCCATTGATTTACGTTGGACATTTTTACTCCACTTCCCAACTGAAAACTCAATCGACAAGATTGTTGAAGAATTACAATCATTACCCTTTGTTGGATTCGCAGAACCAAATTTCTATCGAAAAGTAGATCGCGTCCCCAATGACCCCTATTTTTCGGCTGAATGGCATATCAGCACAATTCATGCCCCGTTAGCGTATGACTACACTACCGGAGACTCGACGATTGTGATTTCGATTATCGACAGCGGGGTCGAGCATACCCATCAGGATTTAATCAACAACCGTTGGGTAAACCCCGGTGAAGACTTGAATGGCGACGGCATAATCCAAACCTCGGAAATCAACGGAATCGACGACGATGGGAACCTTCGCGTTGATGATTTCTACGGGTGGGATTGGACGAGTTCCGATAATAATCCTCAGGATCCATTCCCTTGGCCTGATGGCGGACATGGCACCCACGTTGCTGGTTGTGCCTCAGCTCGAACCGATAATGGCATCGGGGTGGCATCTCCTGCCCGTGTCTCGAAAATCATGGCGAATCGCTGTGCCGTTGCAAATAACCCGAACCTGATAAACAGTGCCCACGGCTTCTCAGCTATGAGCTACTCAAGTTTGTATGGTGCCAACATTATAAACAACAGTTGGGGTGGTTCCCAGTATTCCCAAAACGAACAAAACTCGATAACAACGATATGGAATCGTGGGTTGGTCGTCGTAGGGGCTGCTGGAAATGACAACGTTTCCAGTCGACACTACCCCGGTGGTTATACCAATTCCATTGCTGTTGCCGCAACTGGTTCCGGCGATGATAAAGCAAGCTTTTCAAATTACGGCACTTGGGTAAACATCAGCGCACCCGGCGAAACAATTTGGTCTACTGTCAACACATCGACCACATCTTATGATAATGCCCAAGGAACATCAATGGCATCTCCAGTAGTTGCCGGTTGCGTGGCGATGCTTTGGAGCGTGATGCCCGGTGCTTCGAATCTGGATGTTCGTACGATACTGATGGAAACTGCCACTAATATCGATGCTCAAAATCCAGGCTACATCGGTCAATTAGGTGTCGGAAGAGTCGATATCGGGGCTGCCGTTTCAAGCCGCTTTCCATTACTTAGTCTTGATACAGTTTATGCCCGCGATACAATCGCCGGACAAGGAAACGGTAATGGGCGAATCGAAGCTGGCGAAACCATTAATCTGATCGTCAGGTTCTCGAATGCCGGTGATCGAACCGATTCCTACAGCACAACTTTACGATTCATTTCGACCGATCCAACAATTACTGTTTTAAGCGACTCGGTTTGGATTGGCGATGTATTATCGGGAAACAACGGTGAAACCCGAGCAATCCGTTTCCGTTTCAATGCGGGTTCACCATCGCATCGCACAAACTTTACGCTTCGCGTATCCGGTTTGAATCCAAACGATCTACGTTATACCCAAACTTTCAATTATGACTTCATGCTTGGGTATGGCAACACGATGTTGATAGACGACGACAATGGCGCGACTTACGAAAACTACTATAAAGTCGCTCTCGACTCCCTTGGCGAATCGTATGATTATTGGAATATTGCAACCCAAGGGGTGCCGACTTCCAGCGATATGTCGCGTTACTACGACTTCATCTGGTTTACCGGCGATGCCACGACCAACACGATTACAACTGCGGAGCAAACCGCGATCTCTTGGATCATGAATAACAACCGACGGTTGTTACTTTCCGGAAAAGAGATTGGGGAAGAAATTGGCTCATCTTCCTTCCATCAGAATGTATTGCATGCAACTTATGTTGCGAGTAGTAGTCAAACCCGCGCTAATGGTATCGCTGGCGATGCCTTGTCCGGTGGCGGAAATCTTCTGTTAGTCGGATCAAGCGGTGCTGGGAACTATTCCTCCAGCAATGCGCTTACTCCGGTTGGCGGTGCGGTTGCCCGCTGGAACTACACCAACGGCAACACTGGTGCGATTAGCTATTCTGTCGCTAATCGAATTCGTTTGGTCTATTGCGGATTCCCGGTGGAATCGATACATGGCAGCGCTTCTACAATAACTCGTTGGGCATTCTTAAGCCGAGTACTAACAGCATTCCGTAATACCGCAGTTGGCGAGGAGACTGATGGGGCCCTCCCCACAGATTTCCAAATTCAATCGGTGTATCCGAATCCATTTAATCCTTCAACGACGATTGCTTTCTCATTGCCACGCTCCAGCGAAGTGAAACTTTCGGTATATGATGTTTCCGGTAGATTGGTTGCCAATCTTGGTGAGAAAAATTATACTGCTGGATTTCACTCGCTGCAATGGAATGCCAGCAATGTCGCCGCTGGTATGTACATCGTTCGGATGGAAGCTGCTGGTACTGTTTCCACTCATAAAGCGTTACTCATGAAGTAA
- a CDS encoding phosphate acetyltransferase — MDPFVRLNEEARKKQAIIALPEGSDPRVIEAAHILLKERFCVPLLIGDEAAIRAKAKELNFVLDGALFRDYHTDPKWNEYVDEYWTLRKKATEKARAKGKNNPDPTRDEIDKQLQHCIFYGSMLVRKGEAHGSVAGCAHPTADTVRASLQLIGLAPGMKVLSSSFLMVMPDGRLFTFSDPAYVPTPNPEELASIGVAAADTHQKLTGETPMVAFLAYSTKGSAEGPAIDAVRKAVAIAKEMAPNLAIDGELQLDAAIVPKVGASKAPGSPVAGKANVLVFPDLNSGNIGYKLVNKLAGAEAVGPVSQGLSKPAFDLSRGATAMEIVKTCIIASAL, encoded by the coding sequence ATGGACCCGTTTGTCCGGCTGAATGAAGAAGCCCGCAAAAAGCAGGCGATTATTGCATTACCCGAAGGTAGCGACCCGCGTGTTATCGAAGCGGCACACATTTTATTAAAAGAACGATTTTGTGTTCCGTTATTGATCGGCGATGAAGCAGCTATTCGTGCCAAGGCAAAAGAACTGAATTTCGTGTTGGATGGAGCACTCTTTCGCGATTATCACACCGATCCCAAGTGGAACGAATACGTCGACGAGTATTGGACATTGCGCAAGAAGGCTACCGAGAAGGCACGCGCGAAAGGTAAGAACAACCCTGATCCGACTCGCGATGAAATCGACAAGCAGTTACAACACTGCATATTCTATGGTTCGATGTTAGTGCGTAAAGGGGAAGCTCATGGCAGTGTTGCCGGTTGTGCACACCCGACCGCCGACACCGTACGTGCCTCGTTACAGTTAATCGGTCTTGCGCCGGGTATGAAAGTACTTTCGAGTAGCTTTTTAATGGTTATGCCAGACGGACGACTGTTTACATTTAGTGATCCCGCTTATGTCCCCACTCCGAATCCAGAAGAATTAGCATCGATAGGTGTTGCCGCCGCTGATACCCACCAAAAATTGACCGGCGAAACGCCGATGGTAGCGTTTCTTGCCTATTCGACCAAAGGCAGTGCCGAAGGTCCGGCGATTGACGCTGTCCGGAAAGCGGTTGCCATTGCGAAGGAAATGGCACCGAATCTGGCAATCGACGGAGAGCTGCAGCTTGATGCCGCTATCGTTCCGAAAGTAGGCGCGAGTAAAGCACCGGGCAGCCCGGTTGCTGGAAAAGCGAATGTATTAGTGTTCCCGGATTTGAATAGCGGAAACATCGGTTACAAACTGGTGAATAAGTTAGCGGGAGCAGAAGCGGTTGGTCCGGTATCGCAGGGATTATCGAAACCGGCATTCGATCTCTCCCGCGGCGCTACTGCGATGGAAATTGTGAAAACCTGTATCATCGCGTCAGCACTTTAG
- a CDS encoding RluA family pseudouridine synthase, producing the protein MTSIPKKYVHQNPSVKKLLEHAGTDLSNSLTVDPGQAPTRLDIFLAFRTGMSRSRVKAWIEEANVVVNNAPARASYLVRPNDEVFWVPFLPPAPELIPEDIPLNVLYEDETIIAINKPAGIVVHPAQSIRSGTVVNALLWHVSKTQEELSPGLPGGDTEGLRPGIIHRLDKDTSGILLAAKSLQAQQILAKAFSDRTVHKTYIALVWGDLNKKTGRIDAPIGRHLYERALFAVVPDGKAAVTNWEVVERFGLWTLVHCFPETGRTHQIRVHFAHIGHPVFGDPLYGGRNRQLARLTSAQRNLSAKALQLCNGQFLHAHRLDVPHPSRGGRLDLIAPLPDNLEQILTLFRSNIEV; encoded by the coding sequence ATGACGAGTATACCAAAAAAATATGTTCATCAGAATCCATCGGTAAAAAAGTTACTTGAGCATGCCGGTACGGATTTATCGAATTCGTTGACAGTCGATCCCGGACAAGCGCCGACTCGCTTGGATATTTTTCTTGCCTTTCGTACCGGGATGAGCCGGTCCCGGGTTAAGGCATGGATCGAAGAGGCGAATGTCGTTGTGAATAATGCGCCAGCCCGCGCTTCGTATTTGGTTCGTCCAAACGATGAAGTATTTTGGGTACCGTTCCTGCCGCCCGCCCCGGAATTGATTCCTGAAGATATTCCGCTAAATGTGCTCTATGAGGATGAAACGATCATCGCCATCAATAAACCGGCGGGCATCGTGGTTCATCCGGCGCAGTCGATTCGCAGTGGTACCGTGGTGAATGCGCTATTATGGCACGTATCCAAAACGCAGGAAGAGCTTTCACCCGGTCTGCCGGGGGGCGATACTGAAGGGCTACGACCCGGCATCATCCATCGGCTCGATAAAGATACCAGCGGCATTCTTCTGGCGGCTAAATCGCTGCAAGCGCAACAAATTCTCGCGAAGGCATTCTCCGACCGCACCGTACACAAAACCTATATCGCCTTGGTATGGGGCGATCTCAATAAAAAAACCGGACGTATCGACGCTCCCATCGGTAGGCATTTATACGAGCGGGCATTGTTCGCTGTAGTACCTGATGGTAAAGCGGCGGTTACGAATTGGGAAGTAGTCGAGCGGTTCGGTTTGTGGACATTGGTTCACTGCTTTCCTGAGACCGGACGTACTCATCAAATTCGTGTTCACTTTGCCCATATCGGCCATCCGGTGTTTGGCGATCCGCTCTATGGGGGAAGGAACCGGCAACTTGCACGATTGACATCTGCTCAGCGTAATCTCTCGGCGAAAGCACTACAGTTGTGTAACGGACAATTTCTCCATGCTCACCGGTTAGATGTTCCACACCCCTCGCGTGGCGGAAGACTCGACTTGATTGCACCATTGCCCGACAATCTGGAGCAAATCCTCACACTATTCCGCTCAAATATCGAAGTGTAG